One stretch of Patagioenas fasciata isolate bPatFas1 chromosome 9, bPatFas1.hap1, whole genome shotgun sequence DNA includes these proteins:
- the TRIM59 gene encoding tripartite motif-containing protein 59: MHHFEEELTCSICYSIFEDPRVLPCSHTFCRNCLEGVIQLSSNFSIWRPLRVPLKCPTCRSIVEIPTSGIESLPINFALKAIIEKYQQEDPSDVATCSEHYRQPLNVYCVLDKKLVCGHCLTIGKHNGHPIDDLQSAFLKEKATSGKLVEQLTDKHWTNVCLLMEKLKEQKSQCENVVQDDKKAVVQYFKKLSDTLEHKKQALLTTLDEVNAHILDEYEPLIEKLKKIREEQLELMSLNTCIQKEESPLAFLEKVDDLRQRIKALKQQQLPDLKPMEVYPRIEHLLKDVWSKTEIRQINKILTPKIKLIPKRKLHNQGSGKEGRESQEQHQDVYAFTVPLLFLIIIVVTVVSFHKPVFALDIKATSTYFSEFLLLIYQDFCTYLQNMEDVLSHKFNLLMEFFRRIVFR, from the coding sequence ATGCATCACTTTGAGGAAGAATTAACGTGTTCCATTTGCTATAGCATATTTGAGGATCCCCGCGTTCTGCCCTGTTCCCACACATTCTGTAGGAATTGTCTGGAAGGCGTTATCCAGCTCTCGAGCAACTTTTCCATTTGGAGACCCCTGAGAGTTCCTCTCAAGTGTCCTACGTGTAGGAGCATTGTTGAAATTCCCACCTCTGGGATCGAATCGTTGCCTATTAACTTTGCATTGAAAGCGATTATTGAAAAATACCAGCAGGAGGATCCCTCCGATGTTGCGACCTGCAGTGAACACTACAGGCAACCGCTGAACGTTTACTGCGTCCTGGATAAAAAGCTGGTGTGTGGCCATTGCCTGACCATAGGAAAACACAACGGGCACCCCATAGATGACCTGCAAAGCGCCTTCCTGAAAGAAAAGGCGACTTCTGGAAAACTTGTGGAGCAGCTGACGGATAAACACTGGACCAATGTGTGTCTGCTTATGGAAAAGCTGAAAGAACAGAAGTCCCAGTGTGAAAACGTTGTTCAGGATGATAAAAAAGCAGTGGTACAGTATTTTAAGAAGCTTAGTGACACCTTGGAGCACAAAAAACAAGCTCTGCTGACCACGCTAGATGAAGTTAACGCTCACATTTTGGATGAATATGAACCTCTCATTGAGAAGTTGAAAAAAATAAGGGAAGAACAGCTGGAATTAATGTCACTGAACACATGTATTCAAAAAGAAGAGTCCCCGCTTGCTTTTCTTGAGAAGGTGGATGATCTGCGTCAACGGATAAAAGCTTTGAAACAGCAGCAACTGCCGGATCTTAAACCTATGGAGGTTTATCCGAGGATTGAGCACCTGTTGAAAGATGTGTGGTCTAAAACTGAAATCAGGCAGATCAACAAGATCCTCACTCCAAAAATAAAACTGATTCCAAAAAGGAAGTTACACAACCAAGGCAGCGGAAAGGAAGGGAGAGAGTCTCAAGAACAACACCAGGATGTATATGCTTTCACAGTCCCGCTGCTTTTTTTAATCATCATAGTGGTAACTGTGGTGTCCTTTCACAAACCAGTATTCGCACTTGATATAAAAGCTACTTCCACTTACTTTTCAGAGTTCTTGCTGCTTATTTATCAAGATTTCTGCACCTATTTGCAGAATATGGAGGATGTGCTGTCCCATAAATTTAATTTACTGATGGAGTTTTTCAGGAGAATTGTTTTTCGTTGA